The genomic window CCCGACATGGTGTTCGCGGCCAACTGTGCCCTCGTCCTCGGCGGCCGGGTCCTCGGCTCGCTGTTCCACGCGCCCGAGCGGCGCCCCGAGTCCACCGCGTACGACGCCTGGTTCAAGAACGCCGGGTACGACGTGTTCCGGTCCGAGTCGGTGTGCGAGGGAGAAGGCGACCTGGTGCCGACCGGCCGCTATCTGCTCGCCGGGACCGGCTTCCGCACCACCCGTGAGGCCCATCGCCAGGCGCAGGAGTTCTTCGGCGTCCCGGTGATCAGCCTCCAGCTGGTGGATCCGCGCTTCTACCATCTGGACACCGCGTTGTTCGTCCTCGACGAGGGGACGGGTGGTCGCGCGGGCAACATCGCGTACTACCCGGAGGCGTTCTCGCCCGGCAGCCGCGCGGTCCTCGCCCGCCTCTATCCCGACGCGGTGATCGCCACCCGTGACGACGCCATGGCGTTCGGCCTGAACTCGGTGTCCGACGGCCGCCATGTCTTCATCTCGCCCCGCGCCAAGGAACTCGCCGACCAGCTGGCCCGGCAGGGCTACGTTCCCGTCCCCGTCGACCTGTCGGAGTTCCAGAAGGCGGGCGGTGGCATCAAGTGCGTCACTCAGGAGATCCGCCCGTGACTGAAGGAGACCCGCCGCCCGGCTCGGGCGATCCGCTCCGTGACCCTGGAGGTCCGCTCATGACCGCTCCCGTCCGTACGCGTTCCTCGGCCGACCTCATCCGCGCCGAGGAGCCCGTCCTCGCGCACAACTACCACCCGCTGCCCGTGGTCGTCGCCCGGGCCGAGGGCGCCTGGGTCGAGGACATCGAGGGCCGCCGCTATCTGGACATGCTGGCCGGCTACTCCGCCCTCAACTTCGGCCACCGCCACCCGGTGCTGATCGAGGCCGCGCACCGCCAGCTCGACACGCTCACCCTCACGTCGCGGGCCTTCCACAACGACCGGCTCGCCGAGTTCGCCGAGTCCCTGGCCGAGCTGACCGGCCTGGACATGGTGCTGCCGATGAACACGGGCGCGGAGGCCGTGGAGAGCGCGATCAAGGTGGCCCGCAAATGGGCGTACGAGGTGAAGGGCGTCCCCGCCGACCGGGCGACGATCGTGGTCGCCGCCGACAACTTCCACGGCCGTACGACGACGATCGTCAGCTTCTCCACGGACCCGGTGGCCCGTGACGGCTTCGGCCCCTTCACGCCGGGCTTCCGGGTGGTCCCGTACAACGACCTCGCCGCGCTGGAGGCGGCGATCGACGAGACGACGGCCGCGGTGCTGATCGAGCCCATCCAGGGCGAGGCGGGCGTGCTGATCCCGGACGACGGCTATCTGCGCGGGGTCCGCGAGCTGACCCGCCGCACGGGTTGCCTGTTCATCGCGGACGAGATCCAGTCGGGCCTCGGCCGCACCGGCCGGACGCTCGCCGTGGAGCACGAGGATGTCCTGCCCGACGCCGTGCTGCTCGGCAAGGCGCTCGGCGGCGGCATCGTGCCGGTGTCGGCGGTGGTGGCCCGCCGGGAGGTGCTGTCCGTCCTCCGGCCCGGTGAGCACGGGTCGACCTTCGGCGGCAACCCCCTCGCCGCGGCGATCGGTTCGGCGGTGGTCGAGCTGCTGCGGACCGGCGAGTTCCAGCTCAGGGCCGCCGAACTGGGCGGGCTGCTGCGGGACGGGCTGACGGCGCTGGTCGGCAAGGGGGTGGTCGGGTTCCGGGCACGCGGGCTGTGGGCGGGCGTCGACATCGACCCCGCGCTCGGCACGGGCCGCGAGATCAGCCACCGCCTCATGGACCGGGGCATCCTGGTCAAGGACACCCACGGCTCGACCATCCGGCTGGCCCCGCCACTGACCATCACGGGCCCGGAACTCCGCTCCGCGCTGGGGACGTTGGAGGAGGTCCTGAGGGAGGGTTCCTGACATCCGGAGTCCGACACCCGCGCCACTTGAGGGGCGCGGGAACCGCGCGGGCGAGCTCGCTCAGGAACGCAGCCGGTCGAAGCGGAACGGCGTGAGGACGCCGGGCCGCCGGCCGGTGAGGATGTACTCGGCGAGCCAGTGCCCGGTCACCGGCCCCAGCGTGACCCCGAGCATCCCGTGCCCGGTCGCCGCGTACGCGTTGTCGTGGCCGGGGACGCGGTCGATGACCGGGAGTCCGTCCGGGAGGAACGGCCGCCCACCCACCCACGGATCACGGATGAGGCCCACCAGGTCGTCCGGATCGTCGAACCAGCGGCCCAGATAGTGCCGGCTCGCGAGGGCGACCGCGACGACCCGGCGCCAGTCGAGACGGTTGTTGTTGCCGCTCAGCTCCATCGTGCCGCCGATCCGCGTGGTCGCCCCGATCGGGGAGGCGACGGCCCGGCGCTCGCCGAAGTACAGCGTGTGGCGCGGCGCCGGGTCCAGGTCCACGGAGAAGCTGTAGCCTTTGCCCGCCTGCAGGGGCAGTGAACTCCCCAGGGCGCGCAGCAGACCGGGGGAACGCATCCCGGCCGCCACGACGACGGCCGAGCAGGGGATCTCGCCCTGGGCGGTGCGCAGCGCGGTGACGCGTCCACCGGTGGACCGGAATCCGGTGGCCTCCGCGTTCTCGTGGACCTTCACACCGGCGGCGGCGAGTGCCTCCCCGAGGGCGCGGGCGAAGGCCTCCGGATCGACCACCCCCTCCCCCTCGACGAGGTACGCCGCGCGCACCCCGGTCGACAGCGCGTCGTCCAGCAGACGGGCGTCGGCGCCCGTGGTGACGTCGTCGGGCAGCGGGTAGCGGCCGTCCGCCATCTCCCGCTGGATCGCGAGGTGATGGCGGGCCTCGGCCGGCGACAGGAAGGCGTGCACCATGCCGGGCCGGGTGAGCGTCGTGTCGACGCCCGCCTCACGCAGGCCGTCGAACAGGTCGAAGGTGGTGCGGTTCAGCTCGGCGACCGCCGCGTAGCCGTGCCGGAACGCGGCCGGTGTACTGCTGCGCCAGAACCGCCACAGCCACCGTACGAACGCCGGGTCCGGCAAGGGCCGTAGATACAGGGGCGAGTCCGGGCGGCCGAGGGAGCGCAGGGCGTAGCGCAGCACCCCCGGCGCCGGCACGGGTGTCGAGTGGCTGAGG from Streptomyces sp. DSM 40750 includes these protein-coding regions:
- the ddaH gene encoding dimethylargininase, which encodes MPDSRVPRLRRFLVCEPRHFAVQYSINPWMHPDTPVDVDLAQDQWRELIRAYRAHGHTVHTVEPVAALPDMVFAANCALVLGGRVLGSLFHAPERRPESTAYDAWFKNAGYDVFRSESVCEGEGDLVPTGRYLLAGTGFRTTREAHRQAQEFFGVPVISLQLVDPRFYHLDTALFVLDEGTGGRAGNIAYYPEAFSPGSRAVLARLYPDAVIATRDDAMAFGLNSVSDGRHVFISPRAKELADQLARQGYVPVPVDLSEFQKAGGGIKCVTQEIRP
- the rocD gene encoding ornithine--oxo-acid transaminase, whose amino-acid sequence is MTAPVRTRSSADLIRAEEPVLAHNYHPLPVVVARAEGAWVEDIEGRRYLDMLAGYSALNFGHRHPVLIEAAHRQLDTLTLTSRAFHNDRLAEFAESLAELTGLDMVLPMNTGAEAVESAIKVARKWAYEVKGVPADRATIVVAADNFHGRTTTIVSFSTDPVARDGFGPFTPGFRVVPYNDLAALEAAIDETTAAVLIEPIQGEAGVLIPDDGYLRGVRELTRRTGCLFIADEIQSGLGRTGRTLAVEHEDVLPDAVLLGKALGGGIVPVSAVVARREVLSVLRPGEHGSTFGGNPLAAAIGSAVVELLRTGEFQLRAAELGGLLRDGLTALVGKGVVGFRARGLWAGVDIDPALGTGREISHRLMDRGILVKDTHGSTIRLAPPLTITGPELRSALGTLEEVLREGS
- a CDS encoding NAD(P)/FAD-dependent oxidoreductase, whose translation is MTRAPGAAGPVGDAPVVVVGGGVVGLCTAYYLAAAGVPVEVVERRGLGSGVSRGNAGWVCLSHSTPVPAPGVLRYALRSLGRPDSPLYLRPLPDPAFVRWLWRFWRSSTPAAFRHGYAAVAELNRTTFDLFDGLREAGVDTTLTRPGMVHAFLSPAEARHHLAIQREMADGRYPLPDDVTTGADARLLDDALSTGVRAAYLVEGEGVVDPEAFARALGEALAAAGVKVHENAEATGFRSTGGRVTALRTAQGEIPCSAVVVAAGMRSPGLLRALGSSLPLQAGKGYSFSVDLDPAPRHTLYFGERRAVASPIGATTRIGGTMELSGNNNRLDWRRVVAVALASRHYLGRWFDDPDDLVGLIRDPWVGGRPFLPDGLPVIDRVPGHDNAYAATGHGMLGVTLGPVTGHWLAEYILTGRRPGVLTPFRFDRLRS